A genomic segment from Nicotiana sylvestris chromosome 1, ASM39365v2, whole genome shotgun sequence encodes:
- the LOC138874535 gene encoding uncharacterized protein, which yields MPRSSPPYPERHAKQNGENQFKKFIDMMKSLSINVPLVEALEKMPGYAKFMKDLVAKKRSMNCDTIKMTHQVSAIAHSMAPKFEDPCSFTIPCTIGSSDFAKALCDLWESINLMPYSIFKTLEIGQPRPTSMRLQMVDCTMKRLLGIIDDVLVRVDKFILPVDFVILDCQVDYEVSIILGRPFFATRKALVDVEAGELTFWVGDKKLVFHMYKSMRKPNSNKVCSFIDLVTDVIIDETSVVVNVDDTLEVVCSIVMMKKWRVTWNV from the coding sequence ATGCCTAGGTCTTCTCCTCCATATCCTGAAAGGCATGCCAAGCAAAATGGCgagaaccaattcaaaaagttcattgacatgatgaagagtctaTCTATCAACGTGCCATTAGTTGAGGCCTTGGAGAAAATGCCcggttatgcaaagttcatgaaggattTGGTGGCAAAGAAGAGGTCAATGAATTGTGacactataaagatgactcatcaagtgagtgcaattgcaCACTCAATGGCTCCTAAATTTGAAGATCCCTGCTCTTTCACAATCCCTTGTACCATTGGGAGCTCTgactttgctaaagctctttgtgatctttgggaaagtatcaatttgatgccttattcgattttcaagactttggaaattgggcaaccaagacccacatctatgagattacaaatggtggATTGTACCATGAAGAGACTGTTGGGTAtaattgatgatgtgttggttcgtgttgataaattTATTCTCCCAGTGGAttttgttattcttgattgtcaggTTGACTATGAGGTGTCGATCATTCTTGGGAGACCTTTCTTTGCTACGAGAAAGGCTCTAGTTGATGTTGAAGCCGGAGAACTTACTTTCTGGGTTGGTGATAAGAAATTGGTTTTCCATATGTACAAGTCTATGAGGAAACCCAATAGCAATAAGGTGTGCTCTTTCATAGACTTGGTGACCGATGTGATTATTGATGAAACAAGTGTCGTGGTAAATGTTGATGATACTTTGGAGGTTGTCTGCTCAATTGTGATGATGAAGAAATGGAGGGTTACGTGGAATGTGTGA